The genomic DNA GATAACGGATAGAACTTCATGTGCAATGACATTTTGCCGAATGAATGAGATGAAGATGAGTGCCAAAACTGTTCATTTATTCCCAAGCAAATATGTGTTTCGGTTATTAATTTCTGGAAAAGGAAGAGGGATTTTGGACTTTGGAGGTGGATTGTGCACATGATTCTATTTCTTATAATGTCAGTTTGTGGTTCTGTAAAGGTGGCAATAGTGACAATGCAGGATATGTGGGAACAGAGAGGCCCACGGAAGTTGATAATTAGTATAGGATTTAGGTGTAGGCGGAAATTACTTTCGCAAAGTCTCGACATTCATCGTGGCATTCctcttatataatatatgggaTCACATACTATTACTCCCATGACATTTCCGCTTCTTCTCGCCTCGCAGAATCTGGTCTCTCCAGTCCCTTATTTGATGTGCCAGGCGACTCAGGAATGGATTCGAAGATTGTAGATGGTGAGACCCGTTATGGAAGATGAGCATTAACCAGTTTCTACTTCCCTCTCATTCATGCCTCATCTGTTTCTCACTGAAGTGTAGACGTTAGATGTTAGCATGTCATGAAGACTGTTATGCGATATGCCGCTCCTTTTAATTTTACCACGTTTTATATATTCTAAATACAAATTGATtcggtttaaaattcttttggtGATCATCATCTTACAAAATGCAAACAGAGGTAGCAGAGAGGCTAAAGGGCTGTGACTTTTATATGGGAAAATGGGTGAGGGATGAAGAGTACCCAATATATAAAGCAGGGTCTTGCCCCTATGTGGATGAAGCTTTCGATTGCCAAAATAATGGAAGGCCCGATTCCGAGTATCTGAAATGGAGGTGGAAGCCAGATGGCTGTGATCTTCCAAGGTAAACATGTCATAGcaactttctctttttgtttttttgggtgaattctTGTGCCTGGTTTGCACACATGGATAAAGAGACTGCTAGGCCTAGAACCTGCAATGCTTTCACTTATTCATTCCTAATGTACGAGTTTCTCTCTGCAATGTAGGCAGCAACTCGAGATGATGCATGGTTTTTGTTCTCTCAAAAGCAAATGAGTACATAACTATTATTTGTCCAGCAAGTTGTTTTCTTCTCAGAAAACTGAATTGCATCCAGCTGTTCATGATCTTGTTTCTCTGAGAGAATGCACAGCTGCTAATATTCTGGTCCTGCACTTCAATTTCTTTGAATAGATGTGGTTCATTCTCAAAAACAAATGAGTACATAACTCTTATGTGACTGCTTTGTTACAAGTAGTTTTCCTTGTCAGGCAATTGAATTACGTAGAGGTGTTCATCATCTTGTTTCTCTGAGAGATTATGTAGCTGCAAATATTCTGATCCTGCACAATCTAATTTCTTTGAATTTATGTGGTTCAGTATTCTTTTCTGCTACAAATAGGAAACACAGTTTTCAATAGTTGGTattccttttatttcctctGGAAGCTGTTTCCTTTGCACATTCACGCTTCACTCGTAGGTTTAATGCGACAGACTTCTTGGTGAGGCTGAGGGGTAAGAGGCTGATGCTTGTGGGTGATTCCATGAACCGAAACCAGTTTGAGTCGATCCTCTGTCTCCTCCGTGAAGGCTTGCCTGATAAAAGCAGAATGTTTGAGACACATGGCTATAGAATAACCAAAGGCAGAGGTTATTTCATGTTCAAGTTTGCGGTAAACAAATTACATATCATACTcttattttattgaatttccaCCAAAATTTGATGCAGTGAACAATCAACATTACAACTTTTAATCTTGTGCAGGATTACAATTGTACAGTTGAATTTGTTAGATCACATTTCCTTGTAAGGGAAGGGATCCGAATAAATGGGCAGGGGAACTCAAACCCGACTTTGTCAATCGATAGAATTGACAAAACAGCAAATAAGTGGAAACGGGCAGATATTCTTGTTTTTAACACCGGACACTGGTGGACTCATGGAAAGACTGCTCGAGGGTGAGTGATTTTGGATTTTGTTTCTCCCAACATTTTATCAGTAGATCGAAAGAAAAAGAGTCGTTTAAATGATCATGGCTTCCCTTTTAAGAAACTTATGCCTTTTCATTTGGACCTGTACCCTGTACAAGTCTAAACTGCCCAGGTTGCATTTGATATTGATTGTTGATTAGAGTCCTCATAGACGGCTGTTGTGGATAATATTTGTGTTTCAATTAACTTTTCCATCCTCCCCGGTGGAAAATGATTTTCAACCGTTAACTGTACTGACAACCGATGTAGAGATTCCTTCTTTCAGCTTTTTCGCAAAAGGTTGATAACTGCCTAATAAGTGGTTTGCTTCATGCAGGAAAAATTACTATAAAGAAGGCAACTACATCTATCCAAAGTTTGATTCAGTAGAGGCCTACAGAAGGGCTCTCACGACGTGGGCAAAATGGATAAAAGATAATATCAAACCATCGAGGCAGTTGGTCTTCTATCGAGGATACTCTTCTGCTCATTTCAGGTACACATTTCTAGATATAGTTTCACTGCAAATTGCTCCTTGTCAGCTGCTACATAATGAGGAGATCGATTGACCAATTACCGATTTCTCGCTTCTTTCTATGCCATACACATTTCTTGAGTCTACTTCTAGTACGACTATTCACTCAATAACGAGACTTATACATATCCACCTCAAAAACAGAGGAGGAGATTGGGATTCAGGGGGTACATGTAATGGAGAGAGGGAACCTATCCTCAATGGGACTTTCCTCGACAACTATCCTCAGAAAATGCAAATAGTCGAGGATGTGATCAGAGAGACGAGAGTTCCAGTTGTGCTTCTCAATGTCACAAGGCTGACGAATTTCCGGAAAGACGGGCACCCATCGATTTATGGGAAGAATGTGACGGAGCGGAGGAAGGTCTCGAGAAGGAAGCAGGACTGTAGCCACTGGTGCCTTCCCGGAGTTCCTGATGCCTGGAACGAGCTCATTTATGCTCAGCTTGTTTTACAGAATGGTCTTTCCACTAGGTATAGTTAATTGAAAGTTTTGGGAGATGGTCATAACTGAACCACTGTACCTACTATATCATACTACTTGCTCATACCCCTGATAGGGAAGACAAGCAGGACTGGAggaattcttcttcttcttcttttttttccttttttttttgttgttgttctaattcatttatttttgggtaaattcaTGAGATGTCCTCAGCGTCTTGACTGACAGAAATTCATTTTGTAAAGGTAACACTCCATTACGGCATGTTATCTCTAAGTTTTTCCTtctttgattcttttttttttcccttcaaaaAGGCTCGTTAGAGCAAATAGGAAAATGCGAAAAAAAAGTACATGAAAAGTTCCACAATCAATAGTAAAATTTGAACTCAAACTTTTAGGTGGAGAACATGGATTTCTGCGTTTCCCCTTTATCTATTGCTTgatatttgacaaaacgaaGAGAGCTTCATGACACGGTGTCATGTGTGATGCATGTGGATTTCCAATACAATACGGCATCCAACAGCTCCTGATTGCGTTTAGCATGACAAGATATAATGCTAGAGATTGCCCAAAACGAAAGTGCTCATAATGCAATGCAAGCCAAAAAGCAGCATCTGTCCTCAAGTTCAAGCATGCGCGCAAACCAGAATTCAATGAGCTTAATTTCTCAAAGCTGTGTATCATTATGATGAAACGTACACGTATGCATATACCTCATGCATGCAGACTCTAATATCGTGTTTCGTTCAGCCCAGGTGAGGTTTGGCTCGTCTCAGTTTACGTATGATCGACGGTATAGCTCGAATAGTCGGTATCGGGTCTGCTCGGCAGATTcatacatttttttccaaatgaGTAACCTATCGTGCTGCCCTAgctatattttgaaaatagcGAAACTCATAAAGTACGAAGTGAGTAGACTCAAAAGGGCAAAGCATTACAGAGGCGTATGATGTTCCCAAAACTAGGGACAACTTTGTGTGGTAGCAGTTTGATTAATGAGCGAGAAATTATTGGGGCGAATCGGTTAAAGTATAATCCTACATCAAGTTAATTTAATGGTCGGCTTGCTTATAATAATTGCTggtcaattatatatatagcgatgatcacacacacacacacacacacatagtGAATTATTAAAGCATTTACCCAGCTAGGGTTTCGTCATTCTTATAGAGGGgttaattgagaaaaatctCATTTCCACCAAACAGTGGGTTACCACGCGTACATTAAAattaactcttttttttttgtctaaaGGAAATATATGTCACTTCTAGGTTAAATGAAGTCAATGTGCACGGAAATTCTACGGTGCAATTATATTTAATCTCACGATATCGTCCATCGAAAGGATTTTGTGTacgttttgttttgttttgtttttttttgcaagATATGATGGATGAATCTTCAAAAACCTTCGTTGATTGCTTAATTAGATGATGGACTCTAGGTCGATCTGTCTCATATCtagatttttattaattaataaatgtaaaTGACCGtccaaaatttcttttaacaAATGTTCAGAGGTCGATAATAAAAGGACAATTAGGACAAATAAGCaactcattttttaaaaaaaaattatcttgtGAAGAATAAGGGGGAAGTGTTCATcttaaatataatatcattttttaaatgCACAGTTGCAcctgctatatatatatatatataaaagcgcaGAGTTGAAATCGTGTCTCCGCGTATGGGGTTATTGGTTTATAAACCACGATGTATGGAGGGACACAAattttttacccaaaaaaatgtgactaaaaagttaaaagaaaacctcgtcaccatttttttttagttaaaaaaGGTATTTGTTGCTTTAgtgaaaaaattacaatttcggAGATGGaacatttaaaattaataagtattttctaaattttgaatttgtatCCCACTTATCGGAGTTGATGCTATTATTATTCGaccaataatttattaattaaaaagaaattttttttgtaacattCGATTTCCGAAACTATTCATActaaaataacataaataaataccGGACAAATTAGTCGATTTATAAACTAcctctatttatatatatatatataccaccTTTTTTTTCCAGCAAAGATATGTACTACCTTTTCTTGTCTTATATAAAATCACCTTTCAACTACCAAATAACCGCATCTCCCACAATTTTCTCCCCCTTTCTCTCATCTTtctactttctctctcttttcatatgctttcttattattttccttctttttctttctttcgtaATTTTATCACTTTatatttttgggtgaatttttTGTcactttatattttaattgaaattaaaaagtcTAAATTACATTACCCTCGTCTTATATGTACCAGAGTTAGATACTTAGTGGGACTATCTGTATttctttattaactattaagatttctattttcgTACAAACTCCATTATcctcccttataaccgaaaaaaaatccaaattttcatCTATTAAACAAAAAACTAATACACTATACAAAATATAGGATGTGACCATACTATTTTTagaagaaataaaatgaatttagcattatttaaagaaaattcagTTAGTGTATGAATTTCAAAccgtaattttatttaattttacacaAAGCGTAGGTGTTTCTTTAgttatgtttattttatttctatgTTATCCAAATTTACATAGTTGATCTTGTATACCATCTAcaactataatttttttttaaaaaaaaataatatagtgACATTCATcctttataatgaaataacaCAAGTACATAAACATAATATAAACACTCAGAAATACACATACAATAAGATAGACAGGGAGATAAGCAACAACAGTAGATGTAGAAACACAATATCACAAATACacggaaaaaaagagagggaaaagTGGTTTGGAATCTGAATAAATTGCATCATGTGTTTTGTTAGAGACAATTAGTCCCCCTGTGGTGTACTTTATTAGACATAAGGAGTTAcgacgttaattttttttcattttcaatactcaatctttagccttttaatcattttggttctaaatcttttttgttttatcattcatatccttatttacattttgtttcattttagtcctacaaagaaaatcgaaagggaaggAGAGGTAGGGGCTACCAATCGGCGACCACGACCCCTCCACCAAGGCGGCCAcaacccctccaccgaggtcgtcAGCGTCCTCCATGGATGCCGGcaacctcggtggaggggttggGGTGGTCGATTGGCGACCTCGACCCCTCCTttcctttcgattttctttgtaGGACTAAAATGGAAAGTTTAGGATAGGAAtgctaaagaaaaaaatttagaaccAAAACGATTCAAAagctaaagattgaggactgaaaatggaaaaaaaaattaacgccgtAATTCCCTACATCTAACGGAGTACACCACATGAGGGTTAATTGTCTCTAATAAAAACATATGGTGCAATTTGTCCCGACTCCAAACCACAATGTGGGTTTTTGTACTtgttctaaaaaaaattaaacccATTCGACCCTTCTATTCATTTATATGTGGTCTATAAATTAAAGTatatggaaaataataatctcAGGGCTATTAATTTCATCATATTATAgatcatttttgtttttactgTTAGTTTTAAGTTATAAATTACTACGATGGGATGATGTGTAGTTCCATAAAAAATAACCCGCGTTGACAAGTGggcctttttttccccctctaGTCATCTTGGCCGTTAGAAATTATTATCATGTCAACTTGCCGTGCTCGTCCCCAGCCTAACTAATTAGGGTTTTAAAATCCCTTGAACTATAGCCGTTTTGGAGGTAACATAATTAAAGTGACTTTAAGCTTAATCACATGGACCTCGTCATTGCACTTTTTAGATTCAATTAAGTATGTGCTAGTAATGTTACTGGGTCATTGAACTTTTGAATACCACCTGATTGTGCAATTAAATATACCAGATAGTggaattaggaaaaaaaaaagaagaagatacaGTGCTAATGTTAAATTGGATATTTGATTCTCGCATCAaagaattttttcttatatatatacttgagTTATTTCTAAATTCCAAACTACTTgtcattcaattttttatgcatactttCTGTTCGAGGATATACGggaagcatatatatatatatatatatacacattccGTCTTGATCTTCTCaacttatgaaaaaaataaagtttgtaTCATTACATTATAACGAGATGATTGAACATATTTGCATAGCTTCCATAGTCAGCTATACGAGCCAAGAGAGGTTTATGATGAAATCTTGTGATGTAGCAAACAatgatatttatatttactaATTGACTGTTAATAGTCATTTGTTTATAATATTTGCCTTATAAATAGATAAAGTCAAGAACCAAACTTGTCTGTTGATTCGCAATCAGAGTCCAAATAATTTGTCTTTCTATggttccttttgtttttttttggcttaaaTTCCTATGGCTGTTTTATTTACATTGAAAGACCAAACCACATAATTGGTGACGCGGTCAGAGTGACACGCGCATGCATGTACAAACTATTCATCAAATCAAGATCAAGACATTGAAAATTATACATTCATAGatacatacataatatatatttgcaatttgtatATATGATTCTTCTTTCTTGGCACAAATTGTATGATTAAGATACAATAActcatgctatatatatatatatatatatatatatatatgatgatgatataTGGGGGCCTAGACCGTTCCCTTAGGGGATAGGAAAAATCATCCTTATATGGATTTGCTAAATCAGAATCGATGAATCGTCTAATTATTTCTTCCACGCATCATTTAATTTCGTTGTGCTGCTAGATCTTATGACGATTCGCGTCATGTATATGTGTTCCAAAAGAATTGGCCATACTCGATGAGGCAATAATAAACAATAtgatttatcaaataaataaaaaaaacaatatatacGGAAAAAGGATAACAATTAGCAGCACCaactaaaagaataaaaatatatttagcaCACGAAGATTATGGGCACTACTTTTTTAAGGTTATAAGCGCAAGAAGTGTGCACGACACAGATCTTATATACTTCCCTCGCTTTAAatagtaaatattttattataaatatcaCTTCTTAAAAAGAATATAGTGAAATGACACATATTTTCACCTAATTATTTAAGTATAATTCCGTTATGGGATTTTTCTTTGTatcagattttttatttttatttctttatagtAATTAGTTCATGGACTTCTcatgtaatgaaaaaaaaaaagctctttGAATTTTAACTGCTGTTCtccatatttttaattataatgacAATTTGTACGAATTTGGAAGGTTTACCAATCATTATCAATTGGACAATGTCAAATTTGTCATTCGAAAAATTGCACCTTTTATTCTTTCTAGGACAACTTAAACAACAAAATTTTTCTTGTACTACACCcatgaatatttttataacataaaataattttacaatCTTTACCTTAAAAGTTTAACAAAAACAATTATTTGATTATacattgaaaaatgaaaatctcaTGATCTCGATTAAATTGAATGGGCAGCTATATGATTCTaccaacaaaaaatataacGCCGTCGTAGGACCGAATTGAGCCACAGGCCTTGAGTGTGCATCGAGAAAACCAGCGATCGTGAGAGAAGTagaataatttggtcaaaataaTGCAAGCATCAATTGGGTCTTCAATGCGAAAGACTATACCCAACAATTGGAAGAGCTAGCATCATATAATTTGTTAAATCCCTATCGTCCTTTTGCAATCAGTAGAAGACGACTTTTCAGCAACATCCAAAACGTTTGCAACTAATAGGGAAAGATTTATAATAAGCTATATCTATCTAATAGGAAAGGTTTATATTAAAGGTCGATTTTACATGATTAAACTCTGTTAATTTCGCACCTATGGAC from Punica granatum isolate Tunisia-2019 chromosome 2, ASM765513v2, whole genome shotgun sequence includes the following:
- the LOC116197593 gene encoding protein trichome birefringence-like 5 isoform X2; this encodes MANRNNPTSQDKRNGSKGNSYFTITTFLLISLFLFSIFFFNRRSLEPSLSLYRNLLFSAGGGLDPKPPDEDSERANLPPPADPGASSGVGAETETPSEDNRSSITGNESGLSSPLFDVPGDSGMDSKIVDEVAERLKGCDFYMGKWVRDEEYPIYKAGSCPYVDEAFDCQNNGRPDSEYLKWRWKPDGCDLPRFNATDFLVRLRGKRLMLVGDSMNRNQFESILCLLREGLPDKSRMFETHGYRITKGRGYFMFKFADYNCTVEFVRSHFLVREGIRINGQGNSNPTLSIDRIDKTANKWKRADILVFNTGHWWTHGKTARGKNYYKEGNYIYPKFDSVEAYRRALTTWAKWIKDNIKPSRQLVFYRGYSSAHFRGGDWDSGGTCNGEREPILNGTFLDNYPQKMQIVEDVIRETRVPVVLLNVTRLTNFRKDGHPSIYGKNVTERRKVSRRKQDCSHWCLPGVPDAWNELIYAQLVLQNGLSTRYS
- the LOC116197593 gene encoding protein trichome birefringence-like 5 isoform X1 is translated as MANRNNPTSQDKRNGSKGNSYFTITTFLLISLFLFSIFFFNRRSLEPSLSLYRNLLFSAGGGLDPKPPDEDSERANLPPPADPGASSGVGAETETPSEDNRSSITGNGDMNVEKSKISDGLDSNKSDDLDGASLSNDSPQANLPTATESPDGVTETLVKENQSFVPGNESGLSSPLFDVPGDSGMDSKIVDEVAERLKGCDFYMGKWVRDEEYPIYKAGSCPYVDEAFDCQNNGRPDSEYLKWRWKPDGCDLPRFNATDFLVRLRGKRLMLVGDSMNRNQFESILCLLREGLPDKSRMFETHGYRITKGRGYFMFKFADYNCTVEFVRSHFLVREGIRINGQGNSNPTLSIDRIDKTANKWKRADILVFNTGHWWTHGKTARGKNYYKEGNYIYPKFDSVEAYRRALTTWAKWIKDNIKPSRQLVFYRGYSSAHFRGGDWDSGGTCNGEREPILNGTFLDNYPQKMQIVEDVIRETRVPVVLLNVTRLTNFRKDGHPSIYGKNVTERRKVSRRKQDCSHWCLPGVPDAWNELIYAQLVLQNGLSTRYS